From Candidatus Manganitrophus morganii, the proteins below share one genomic window:
- the fabF gene encoding beta-ketoacyl-ACP synthase II — protein MTGLGAVTPLGVGVEKTWKALLSGESGVGRITRFDPADYPCQIAAQVNDFNPADYIDGKEIKKMDTFIHYAIAGGQMAMDDSGLKVTPENAERVGVYVGSGIGGLNAIEAWHKVLLEKGPKRVTPFFIPMSIINLAPGQIAIRFGAKGPNSCAVTACATGNNCIGDAFRLIQRGDADVMIAGGTEAAITPLSVAGFSSSRALSTRNDDPKRASRPFDKDRDGFVLGEGSGILVLEELESARRRGARIYAEIVGYGMSADAYHITAPSEEGEGAARCMRLALKDAGIQPGEVGYINAHATSTMADAIETRAMKTVFGEAIGRIPISATKSMTGHLLGAAGGIEAVFSILALRDGILPPTINLDHPDPLCDLDYVPHQARKADVNVALSNSFGFGGTNATIIFRKYQES, from the coding sequence GTGACCGGTTTGGGGGCGGTAACCCCGCTCGGCGTGGGGGTGGAGAAGACATGGAAGGCCCTCCTTTCCGGAGAGTCGGGTGTCGGTCGGATTACCCGATTTGATCCAGCGGACTACCCTTGCCAAATCGCCGCCCAGGTCAACGATTTCAATCCCGCCGATTATATCGACGGGAAAGAGATCAAGAAGATGGACACCTTCATCCACTATGCGATCGCCGGCGGCCAGATGGCGATGGATGATTCCGGCTTGAAGGTGACCCCCGAGAATGCGGAGCGGGTCGGCGTCTACGTCGGATCGGGCATCGGGGGGCTCAACGCAATCGAAGCGTGGCACAAAGTCCTTCTCGAAAAAGGACCGAAGCGGGTCACCCCGTTCTTCATCCCGATGTCGATCATCAACCTTGCCCCCGGCCAGATCGCCATCCGATTCGGCGCCAAAGGGCCGAACTCCTGCGCGGTGACCGCTTGCGCCACCGGGAACAACTGCATCGGGGACGCCTTTCGATTGATCCAGCGCGGGGATGCCGATGTCATGATCGCCGGCGGAACCGAAGCGGCGATCACCCCTCTCTCCGTCGCGGGTTTTTCTTCCTCCCGCGCCCTCTCCACACGAAACGATGATCCCAAGCGGGCGAGCCGCCCGTTCGACAAAGATCGGGACGGGTTCGTCCTGGGCGAGGGCTCCGGCATCCTTGTTTTGGAGGAACTTGAAAGTGCGCGTCGCCGCGGCGCCCGCATTTACGCCGAGATCGTCGGATACGGCATGTCGGCCGATGCGTATCACATCACCGCGCCTTCGGAAGAGGGAGAAGGGGCGGCGCGCTGCATGCGGCTCGCCTTGAAAGACGCCGGGATTCAGCCGGGCGAGGTCGGCTATATCAACGCCCACGCCACCTCCACCATGGCCGATGCGATCGAAACGAGGGCAATGAAAACAGTCTTCGGCGAGGCGATCGGCCGCATTCCGATCAGCGCCACCAAATCGATGACCGGCCATCTTCTCGGCGCCGCCGGCGGGATCGAGGCGGTCTTCAGCATCCTCGCCCTTCGGGACGGCATTCTTCCCCCGACGATCAACCTCGACCATCCCGATCCTCTCTGCGATCTCGACTACGTCCCCCATCAGGCGCGGAAGGCCGATGTGAATGTGGCCCTCTCCAACTCCTTCGGCTTCGGCGGAAC
- the acpP gene encoding acyl carrier protein, giving the protein MAVEERVKKIISEQLGLEDEDVTPEASFVEDLGADSLDTVELVMAFEEEFGIEIPDEDAEKILTVQNAIDYIKEKV; this is encoded by the coding sequence TTGGCAGTCGAAGAGCGTGTTAAAAAAATCATTTCGGAGCAGTTGGGTTTGGAAGATGAGGATGTGACTCCGGAAGCCTCCTTCGTCGAGGATCTCGGGGCCGACTCTTTGGATACCGTCGAACTGGTGATGGCGTTCGAAGAGGAGTTCGGGATTGAAATTCCGGACGAAGATGCGGAAAAAATCCTCACCGTTCAGAATGCAATCGACTACATCAAAGAGAAAGTATAG
- the fabG gene encoding 3-oxoacyl-[acyl-carrier-protein] reductase: MGDFIDLQGNVALVTGGAQGIGKSIVGLLADCGASVVVSDINRETAEKTVAELNAQGKKAMAVQANVARGEEVKAMVDSVVSQWGKIDILVNNAGITRDTLLLRMKDEDWDAVLSVNLKGTYHCMKAVLSSMSKQRRGRIINISSIVGVIGNAGQANYAASKAAVIGLTKTVAREYAGRGITVNAVAPGFIDTAMTAVLSAEVKENLMKQIPLARLGSPSDIANAVVFLASDRAGYMTGQVLHVNGGMYMGG, translated from the coding sequence ATGGGGGATTTCATCGATCTGCAGGGGAATGTCGCGCTGGTCACCGGAGGGGCGCAGGGGATCGGAAAGTCGATCGTCGGACTTCTTGCGGATTGCGGCGCGAGTGTGGTAGTCTCCGACATCAATCGCGAAACGGCGGAGAAAACCGTTGCCGAGCTGAACGCACAGGGGAAAAAAGCGATGGCGGTCCAGGCCAACGTCGCCCGCGGTGAAGAAGTGAAGGCGATGGTCGATTCGGTTGTTTCGCAGTGGGGAAAAATCGATATCCTGGTCAACAATGCCGGCATCACCCGCGATACCCTCCTGCTCCGGATGAAGGATGAAGACTGGGACGCGGTTCTCTCGGTCAACCTCAAGGGAACGTACCACTGCATGAAGGCGGTTCTCTCTTCGATGTCGAAGCAGCGTCGGGGAAGAATCATCAACATCTCCTCCATCGTCGGCGTCATCGGAAATGCGGGACAAGCGAATTACGCGGCATCGAAAGCGGCGGTCATCGGTTTAACCAAAACGGTGGCGCGGGAATATGCCGGCCGCGGCATCACGGTAAACGCGGTCGCCCCCGGATTTATCGATACCGCCATGACGGCGGTCCTTTCCGCCGAGGTAAAAGAGAATTTGATGAAGCAGATCCCGTTGGCGCGTCTGGGAAGTCCTTCGGATATCGCGAACGCGGTGGTCTTTTTGGCTTCGGATCGCGCAGGCTACATGACCGGCCAGGTGCTTCATGTCAACGGCGGCATGTATATGGGTGGATAA
- the fabD gene encoding ACP S-malonyltransferase — MAIAFLFPGQGSQYVGMGKDLCDRFETARETFTEADRALGWEISRLCFEGPEEKLNQTEYTQPALLVSSIAAWRCLGAPLQKATVVSGHSLGEYTALVVSGALPFAAAVRLVQQRGRFMQEAVPKGEGGMAALLGLDRKRVEEVCEKASNETGRVTAANYNAPDQIVIAGESNAVQRGMALAQERGAKRAIALAVSVPSHSPMMKEACRRLAAELEKVQGRDLDVPLINNLQAKKITTWSEAKAGLIDQLSSPLLWEETIQRMREDGVDLFIEVGPGRVLSGLLKRIDRRLSTANAEDAAGVEKVKELLEK; from the coding sequence ATGGCGATCGCATTTCTCTTTCCCGGGCAGGGATCGCAGTATGTCGGAATGGGAAAAGATCTCTGCGACCGGTTTGAGACGGCGCGGGAAACCTTTACCGAAGCCGATCGCGCGTTGGGATGGGAGATCAGCCGGCTCTGCTTCGAAGGTCCGGAAGAGAAGCTGAATCAGACCGAGTATACACAGCCGGCCCTTCTCGTCTCCAGCATCGCCGCTTGGCGCTGCCTCGGAGCACCGCTTCAAAAGGCAACGGTCGTCTCCGGACATAGCCTGGGGGAATACACGGCGTTGGTCGTCTCCGGAGCGCTCCCCTTTGCAGCGGCGGTCCGATTGGTCCAGCAGCGGGGCCGCTTCATGCAGGAAGCGGTGCCGAAGGGGGAAGGGGGAATGGCGGCCCTTCTCGGGCTCGATCGGAAGCGTGTCGAAGAGGTTTGTGAGAAGGCCTCCAACGAAACCGGCCGGGTGACCGCCGCGAATTACAACGCCCCCGACCAGATCGTGATCGCCGGCGAGTCGAATGCCGTCCAGCGGGGAATGGCGCTGGCGCAGGAGCGGGGGGCGAAGCGGGCCATCGCGCTCGCCGTGAGTGTTCCTTCCCACTCGCCGATGATGAAAGAGGCTTGCCGCCGTCTCGCCGCGGAGTTGGAGAAAGTTCAGGGTCGCGATCTCGACGTTCCCCTGATCAACAATCTCCAGGCGAAGAAGATCACGACGTGGAGTGAGGCGAAAGCGGGTCTGATTGATCAGCTCTCTTCCCCGCTTTTATGGGAGGAGACGATCCAGCGGATGCGGGAAGACGGGGTTGATCTCTTCATCGAGGTCGGGCCGGGACGGGTCTTGTCGGGACTGCTGAAGCGGATCGATCGCCGGCTCTCGACGGCGAACGCGGAAGATGCCGCCGGCGTTGAGAAGGTGAAGGAGCTTTTGGAGAAATAA
- a CDS encoding SDR family oxidoreductase, producing the protein MNGQFLNGWALILGASSGFGEACALELADAGLNIFGVHLDRKGTLANVDRITSRIKEKGRQAVFFNVNAADLEKRKAVLDEIEKTLSTGPERSRIRVLVHSLAFGTLKPLIADSPSEAIAQAQMEMTLDVMANSLVYWSQDLVARGFMADGGRIFAMTSAGSARVWRSYGAVSAAKSALESHVRQLALELGPIGIAVNAIRAGVTDTPALRKIPGHEEMIKMAKARNPMGRLTTPEDAAGVIALLSHSKAQWITGNVIAVDGGEFIVD; encoded by the coding sequence GTGAACGGACAATTTCTAAATGGATGGGCGCTGATTCTGGGGGCCTCCAGCGGTTTTGGAGAAGCCTGTGCCTTGGAACTGGCCGATGCGGGGCTGAACATCTTCGGTGTTCACCTCGATCGCAAAGGAACCCTCGCCAACGTCGATCGGATTACCTCCCGGATCAAAGAGAAGGGACGCCAGGCGGTCTTCTTCAACGTGAACGCGGCCGATCTCGAAAAGCGCAAAGCGGTCCTCGATGAAATTGAGAAGACTCTCTCCACGGGACCGGAACGATCACGCATCCGGGTCCTGGTTCATTCGCTGGCGTTCGGGACGCTTAAACCGCTTATCGCCGACTCGCCGAGCGAGGCGATCGCGCAGGCGCAGATGGAGATGACGCTCGATGTGATGGCCAACAGCCTCGTTTACTGGTCGCAAGATCTGGTGGCGCGCGGTTTCATGGCGGACGGCGGACGGATCTTCGCCATGACGTCGGCCGGCAGCGCGCGCGTCTGGAGAAGTTACGGCGCCGTCTCCGCCGCCAAATCGGCGCTCGAATCGCACGTTCGCCAGCTCGCCCTCGAACTCGGACCAATAGGGATCGCGGTGAATGCCATCCGGGCCGGGGTGACCGATACCCCCGCCCTTCGCAAAATTCCGGGGCATGAAGAGATGATCAAGATGGCCAAGGCGAGAAATCCGATGGGACGCCTTACCACCCCGGAAGATGCGGCAGGGGTGATCGCGCTTCTCTCCCATTCCAAGGCGCAGTGGATTACCGGAAATGTCATCGCCGTCGACGGGGGCGAGTTTATCGTCGATTGA